TCTCCATTTCGTTGCTCAATGTTGTGTGCAGATGTTCTTGGATCAAAATAAATTGTCCTAGCTTCATCATCAGGCACCTCCTCTCTTTCATTAACAAATCTAATGGATGTCTTTGCCGAATCAAGTCCGCAGGCATCCTCATATATTTTAAAGACAAAATATGTTTCATAAGTGCTGTGAGGAGACAACATTCCAATTTCATTTTGCCACGAATATCAAGACACCATTCCAATTTCATTTTGTCACGAATATCAAGACACCGCCCCTTGTCAAGTACAACAACCTCCTCTGAAAATCTGTTCACATGATAATACATTGAGGCATGAATGCTTGATACATGTGATGAGAGGACGGCTTTAATCATATTCCTCGCTTACCATGCGTTCGGAGTACTGTAAATTAGTCAAACTGTTCGTGAGTTACTCGAACCCGACTCGTAAAAAATTCCAATTCGGCTGGAAATTaatcgagccgagctcgagctcgagTTTTTCAAATTTGTAACCGAGTCGAGTTCGAACTTTTGATTACTCGGCTCGTAATGTTTGCGCCTTATTGAGTCGCTATTATtttcagttttttttattataaaaatatttttatattttttatatattatttatttattatccAATCGAACTTGAGCCGAACCATCCTATTTCGAATTTTTGTTAATACTTAGTGAACTAAATTCGAGTTTTCAAACCGAACTCGAGCCTACCGAACTTTTTACTTGAAATTAAAAGTTCGATCGAGTTCAAAACTCGAACCCGAACTATTTTTATTGAGTTCGAGCCGAGCCACAGTCTAGGACTCGGCTCAACTGGATTACCCCTAGTTTGGAGTTGTTGCACACAAAACTAAAGTTTCTTGCTCAAAATTAGCTCAAATcctattttattaaaattttaaaatctgcTCATTAGAAAAGTGTTTTTACCAAAAAAAGGAGGAAGTATGCTTTTGAAAAAATACGACCTTGCAGTTCTAATTCTACTATTAAATCacatttaaaatattattttttcataaaatatatgtatatcaataatattataaaatattaaatatcaaaatatgtgcatatcaaaaatattattaatgatttaTTATGTGAACTAACACTTTCTCTATTAGTACTATGATTTTTAATAGTAATTGCTTAAAGTGATTTACATCTTTTACAAGATAATGTCATGTGACCTGCATTtcataaaattgacttgtatttaCGAATGGAGATCGAGAATAATTAAAATTGTTTAGATTTATCTTTAAATTGTAATTAGCTGGTTGGGTGTGACCGGTGAGGTGAAATTGTTCAAATTATTTAAGGTAATAGACCGGGCTACATGTAATATAGACTTCTTATTTGCATTCATATGGGAAATAAATATGCATAATATTGTATTTAATTATCTTTATTAGTACTActgttttactattttttttttatttttttgccCAAAAAAGCCAATACCTAAAGAGATTGCATATTTTAACAAAAAGGTTTCGTCTTACCTCAAGATTTTGTTattaaaatgttattattaataGATAAAAATgtgaatattttgaaaaataCCCTTCAATATATTGTTTTGCTACTTTATTTTCAAAAAAGCATTCCATTTTATACATTAAATAACATCTTTTATCAAAATTAAgcaaaatttataaaatatacataatttttaaaaaatttgatatTGTGGGACTCTAAACAACCCCTTAATTTGTCTTGTCACCCTGATCCCTAAATGATTCTTTTCAACTGAGGTATGCAGAAAATATAATACTACATTATACAACTCAACACACAAGCTAACAGTTTCCAACTAGAGTGAATCCTCTTGCTACAACCATTGACCATAATTCCCACACTTATTAGTTTGTCATACTAGAAAGAAAATACTTAAACAAAGTTATTATGATTATATAGAGTGATGCACAAGTATTTGTAGCTAGAAAGAGATTAGTATCTAGCAAAATGTACCTTTGCATGTATGTAAATAATGCAACAATAATTATTCACATACCTTGAGTTACAATCATATAATCAGAGCCACCACCAAGGAACAATGGCAAGCTGCCTAGCAGCTACCGTTAAACATTTTTTTCCGCTTCCTTTATCCAACCAAAAACTCAGTTATAACAATAATGAGATCAAGTAATTAGACAATTTAACTAAAAGATTATGGACCATTCTCTTTTATCATGATACAAATACATAAGTAATCCAAAAATTATCATGAATAGTTCTAACTTCTAatacttatttataatttttggatAAATTATTGTAAATTTTTGGTTGCCAACTATCCAATCTTTACTCCCAATCATATAGTTATAAATAATCATATAGTTACAAATAATTCATCTAAACACTAATTTTTTTATGGAGAAATTGAAGAAAATATGTCAATTTAAACCATAAATTATAAATAAAGAAATATTTAAATCTTTATGTCCTTACATTGATCAGATAAGGGTACATCTATAATATGTAAAATGCAAAAATGGCAGGgaataaatttaaatatatgaGAAAATTTAAATATATGGAGTAATACACATGGTAAACTTTGGTCATCCCAGTCTTAAAAAGAATAATCTTACCTTTCATTCAGTTGTTTCTATATATTGTTTTCCAACTTTAACATTTGATAAGCACTTGATCCCAAATaaatattaaagaaaataatattttatattttaaaacttattttcaCTGGGAACAATTATTTTATAATCATATTTTAACTAAAATATGTATAAGTATCTTAATGttaattaaatacatatttaatttttattta
The sequence above is drawn from the Apium graveolens cultivar Ventura unplaced genomic scaffold, ASM990537v1 ctg665, whole genome shotgun sequence genome and encodes:
- the LOC141703440 gene encoding F-box protein PP2-B15-like, which codes for MLSPHSTYETYFVFKIYEDACGLDSAKTSIRFVNEREEVPDDEARTIYFDPRTSAHNIEQRNGELSRWRKDEWMEIKIAEFETGARDDDDEVETQFMSTDTNVLKAGLIIQDFELRPKQSMTVV